GGTGCTCTAATGATTCCGAATTACAATCCTGATTATTTAGTATATGAAAGTCCGTTTAACAAACAACAATTGAATATGAATTCTAAAGACTTTGAAAACTTAGCCAATTCAATGTCTAAAGGAATGAGTTTGAATAAAGATGCTCAAAATAATATCAAAAAATGGATGCTTCAAGCAGATCGTAAAACCTACGTGTATGGTTATACTGATTACTTAAAATTCGATACTCGTGAAAACCTGAAAAATATAAAAATACCGGTTACATTATTAGCTGCAGAGAAACCTTATGGAAAAGATATGGTAAAACAAACTTATGACAAGCAATATAAAAACTTAGCTAATTACGATTTTTTAATAGCTGAAAATTCTGCTCACTTTATAATGTTTGATCAACCAGAATGGTTCTTAAAACAAATTAAAAAAAGTTTAGCTTTGAAATAAATGAATATAGAAAATCAATTTACAGAGTTATATAATACCTATGCGCCAAAAGTATACAAGCTTTGTTTAGGCTATGCATCTGGAGTAGATGAAATCGCAAAGGAATGGCAACAGGAAACCTTTATAAAAGT
This genomic window from Tenacibaculum sp. 190524A05c contains:
- a CDS encoding alpha/beta hydrolase, which encodes MKNIIYILTFFLITSVQAQKENQPIYAQVSGKGKPILLLPGFTVPGDSWQPIVKELEANYECHVITLAGFGGKKAIEFPWLPKVNEALENYISKNNLKDITVIGHSLGGTIAAWLASREKNDIEKIILVDALPAAGALMIPNYNPDYLVYESPFNKQQLNMNSKDFENLANSMSKGMSLNKDAQNNIKKWMLQADRKTYVYGYTDYLKFDTRENLKNIKIPVTLLAAEKPYGKDMVKQTYDKQYKNLANYDFLIAENSAHFIMFDQPEWFLKQIKKSLALK